TCGTCCTCACACACTAGCGGGCCCCCGGAGTCACCCTGGGTCAGGGACACGTGGCTCAGCGCCCTTGGTCTGGGGTCTGCACTTGACCTGGTGGAGGGCGCCAAACCCCACCGACTCACCTGGCAGGCGTCGGTGCCGCCCTCAAGGAATCCAGCGCAGAGCATGCCGGAGGTAAAAGAGGTTCCGTGCACGTCGTGGGCGGAGCAGCGCTCCGAAGAGATGAGCGGCACTTGCGCTTCCTGCAGGAAGCTGGAATATTCCCCAGCCCCTGCGAACCGAGAGAGCTTTCCTCACACCCCTGGCGACTCTGCTTGCCGCCCGCTAATTGGCCTCTATCGCAGCAAGCCCGTGAGGAAGAGGTTGCTGTTAACACCATTTCATAGACAAGAAAATTGAGACCAGAGAGGAGCCGGGATTTGAATGCGCGGGGCGGAGCAGGACTGCTTTggaaccccacccccacttcccacccAGTGTCTCTGAACAATGCTCCCCAACTAGGGAACCGACTGCCCCAATGCGATGCCGGCATCCTTGTTAGCCCTTGCATCGCAGCGCCCAGAAAGAACCGAGAGAAAGTGTGATTCTCTCTGTACCCCTTAGGAGACCTGGgggaacccctcccccccagcagtGAAGCCCAGGCCCTGGCAGGAGCAGACTGCAGAGACAAGGGCCCTGCAAGTCCTCCCAACCCACCAGGTCAGCGCCACCTGTCCCTAGTGGTACCAAAACTACGGGTTTCTCTCGCCTACCCCCGTGGCCAGATGtgcccccgccgcccccagccGTTCGGCCTACCCTCGAACTGGTGGCCCCAGCCGGCCACCTCGCAGAGCGCGGCCTCGGGCTCGGCTGGGCGGGCAGGGCCGCTCGGCAGGCACACCGGCTGAACGAAAGGCGACGGGAGCGCGCAGTGGCCGTCCGCTGTCTCCTGCAGGCGCAGGAGCGCTAACGCAGGCGGGGAGGAGCGTGAGACCCGGACGCCGGGACTCggagccctcccccaccctttccccccagGGTCGCCGCCTGGGATCCAGCACGCACCCACGTCGTGCTGGTAGGTGAGGGGCGAGAAGGCCTCGTGCAGGTGGTACGCGCGCACGGCCAGCGTCTGGCACTGCTCACAGCTCTGGTTATGGCGGTCCTGGCCGAGCACCACCGTCAGCTCCTCCGGCGCTGGCCTGCGGGCGGAGGGGTGCGGGGGGGAAGCGCGCTCAGAGCCCGCCACTGGTCTCCTGCTCCTGAGCCCCTTGCTGGGTTGCAGCTTCCTCCTGGGACgctggggaagggtggggagaggcagggccagggtTCGGGTGTCGCGCGGAAGCTGGGCACGTAGGCGAGAGGAGCTAGGGTCCCGGGCGGGGCGCCGGGCGGGCGGGGACTCGCCGGTTCTGCAGGCAGTGAGCCGCAGTCAGCACCCAGCAGGAGGCGATGAGGCTGCCCGCGCAGAAACTGTGGCGCCAGTACAGCGCGGCGATGTAGGGGTGCGCCCCGGGCAGGGCCACCAGTCCCCCGACGACGCGGCTCATCGAGGACAACCGTTTCCGGAGCCGCTGTCCGCAGCCCGAACTGGGCACAGGAGTGGGCTGCTCCGGGGTGGCGCCCGAGGCTGTGGGAGCAGCCCAGGCTGAGTGCTGGGCCACCCACCAAGGGTTGGAAGGTCGCTCGCCGTACGCCCTCCGACTTCCCGCCCCTTCCCAACTACCTGGGGTCGGGGGCTGAGGCTTCTGCAATGCTGAAAGCGAGGGCAAGGGAAGGCCCGGGTACCCAGTGGGGACCCGGCTTGGAGACAGGCTCTGAGGAGCCGTCCCGTTTGGGGCCTGGCACCGTGCCAGGCGGCAATATTCCCAGCTCAGCCGGTCGCCACTCCACACGAAGCACCACGGGCGGGTGTCATTGTCCGGGTTCCTATAACCACGGAGGGGGCGCTGTTAAAGCGCGAGGAGCCCCAGAGggccctggggcagagggggacgCCCTACCCGCCCTACCCGCCCCACCCACTGCACCGGCAGAAGGCATGGTTGCCTAGTCCCCAGTTAAGCGCTTGCTCTGCAGTCACTTTCTGATAGGTGGCCTCTGAGGCCCACGGTTGACACCGGGCGCCGGAGAGCGCTGTCTGGGCTCTACCGCGGTAGTCAAGCCCGCGGCCGTCGTAGCAGCGCGCCTCAGtgtctggggagagaggaggctcCTTGCAGCCAGGAACCGGTACGGCTTCCCACCACCCTCTCAGGCTCTTTCCCCACTCTCCGGACTCCCTTTCCGGGAGCCCTTCCTCCCTGGGGGCGGAGCTTCTGCTTCCCGCAAGATCCGGACTCACCCACATCGCAGATGCGTCCAGCGTAGCCGGCCCGGCAACGGCACAGGAGGTGGCCCTCCGCCTCTAAGCAGCTGCCCCCATTGAGGCACGGGTTGGTGCGGCAGACTGGCAGATGGAGCGCACTGAGCCACCTCTGGACCCAGAGACCCCCACAGAGAATTCCCCTTTCCTTGGACACACCACTATTTCCTAACAGCTTCTCCTCCCGACCTTTGGCCTTCCTCCCAGGCCAGTTCCCATCCACTCACCCTGGGTGGCCAGCAACTTGCAGTGAGCATCAGGACCCTTGCACTGACACTTGGCCACACCTGCCGGTTCAAGCCTATGCCATATTTCTTTCTCGTGGAAGAACTGGAGAAGCTGAGGCTCAAAGCACTTCTCTGGGGAcaaaggggtgggggcagtggtcTCAGGAGAGGCTGGGATCTTGCCAAGTCCCTGGGGATTCAGAAACCTCTTCAGTAGGCCCAGGACTGCCCTGCTTCCCCAGCATCCCCTCCCCCGGCTTCACCATCTCCTTACCTCTCTGGCAGTGCTTCCCAGTGAAGTGTTCTGGACAGATGCAGTGTGGGTCATGTAGCATGTTCATACAGGTCCCTCCGTTCTGGCAGGGGCTGTGTTTGCTGCAGTGGTCTGAGAGGTGGACACAGTAGAAGGAAGAGTGGGGAGCCTGAGTCAGACAGCCTGGGTCATGGGGCCAAGTTCCTACCTAAACCTGCTTGTCTTGTGACCTTGGCACTCCTAAGTTTCCATGCTTTAGTTtactcacctgcaaaatggggctaCCTTCTCCAAGAACTTTTCCctctggagggagggaagggtctGGATGGGCCCAGAATACCAGGTGTATAGGGGCTGATGATACCCAGGAGAGTAActagtggggaggagagggccctGGGCCACCCCCAAAGGCTGTGTGTAGCACCTTTCACTTTCTTGGGCTCCAGGCAGTATGCCCATTGCTGGTCCTGTTCGAAGTTGGGGGTGGTAGCACACCTGTAGAAAGAGATAAAGCTTCCCTGCTCTGCCCAGGGCACTGCCCACCCTTCCCTCTCAGAGCCCCCTCTCTCCAAGCAGGTTTCCTTGGGCAGAAGGATGGGCAGAATCCATCTCCCACAggcccctgctcccaccccttCTGGGTAGTCTTAccagggccgtgggccaggcCGGCCCCTGTGGATGCATTTGTGGTACAGTTGCCGGTTGTACCAGAAGGGAAAGTAGCAGGGCTCCCCAGTGACAGTGAGAACTGCAGAGATAACCCATGCCCTGATGATGTTCCCCATGGCCCCTGCCCAGGTGCCACCCATCAGGGCCTGGTTGGAAAACAGACCCTTGGAAAGATCACTGTGCCTTTGAAACTGCTTCCTGCCTAAGAGCTTCAGTTCTGTAATCAGCTAGCTAGAGTGGACTCCTGATTTCACCACCTACTAgtcgtgtgaccttgggcaagtctgcAGCCCCCCATACCTAGAAGCGTGCTTGCCACaaagtaggcacttaataaatactacGTGAATGTAGAAGTCACTTGACcactctgagccttagtttcctcctctgtaaaatggtaatgataatagtatagttgacccttgaaaaaccCAAGTTTGAAACGCACAGGTGtgcttacatgtggatttttttcaataaatacagtactataaatgtgttttccttacgaatttctttcttttttttttttttaagattttatttatttatttgacagagagacagccagtgagaaagggaacacagcagggggagtgggagaggaagatgcagtcTCCTAGTGgaagatcctgatgtggggctcgatcccagaacgctgggatcacgccctgagccaaaggcagacgcttaacgactgtgccacccaggcgcccctccttatgattttctttttttttttttaagattttatttatttatttgacagagatagagacagccagcgagagagggaacacaagcagggggagtgggagaggaagaagcaggctcacagcagaggagc
This region of Ursus arctos isolate Adak ecotype North America unplaced genomic scaffold, UrsArc2.0 scaffold_15, whole genome shotgun sequence genomic DNA includes:
- the F12 gene encoding coagulation factor XII isoform X2, whose protein sequence is MRGLLFLGSLLGSLESALLIPPWKAPKEHKHRVDEHTVVLTVTGEPCYFPFWYNRQLYHKCIHRGRPGPRPWCATTPNFEQDQQWAYCLEPKKVKDHCSKHSPCQNGGTCMNMLHDPHCICPEHFTGKHCQREKCFEPQLLQFFHEKEIWHRLEPAGVAKCQCKGPDAHCKLLATQVCRTNPCLNGGSCLEAEGHLLCRCRAGYAGRICDVDTEARCYDGRGLDYRGRAQTALSGARCQPWASEATYQKVTAEQALNWGLGNHAFCRNPDNDTRPWCFVWSGDRLSWEYCRLARCQAPNGTAPQSLSPSRVPTGYPGLPLPSLSALQKPQPPTPASGATPEQPTPVPSSGCGQRLRKRLSSMSRVVGGLVALPGAHPYIAALYWRHSFCAGSLIASCWVLTAAHCLQNRPAPEELTVVLGQDRHNQSCEQCQTLAVRAYHLHEAFSPLTYQHDVALLRLQETADGHCALPSPFVQPVCLPSGPARPAEPEAALCEVAGWGHQFEGAGEYSSFLQEAQVPLISSERCSAHDVHGTSFTSGMLCAGFLEGGTDACQGDSGGPLVCEDEAAEGQLILRGIISWGSGCGDRYKPGVYTDVASYLTWIQEHASS
- the F12 gene encoding coagulation factor XII isoform X1, with the translated sequence MRGLLFLGSLLGSLESALLIPPWKAPKEHKHRVDEHTVVLTVTGEPCYFPFWYNRQLYHKCIHRGRPGPRPWCATTPNFEQDQQWAYCLEPKKVKDHCSKHSPCQNGGTCMNMLHDPHCICPEHFTGKHCQREKCFEPQLLQFFHEKEIWHRLEPAGVAKCQCKGPDAHCKLLATQVCRTNPCLNGGSCLEAEGHLLCRCRAGYAGRICDVDTEARCYDGRGLDYRGRAQTALSGARCQPWASEATYQKVTAEQALNWGLGNHAFCRNPDNDTRPWCFVWSGDRLSWEYCRLARCQAPNGTAPQSLSPSRVPTGYPGLPLPSLSALQKPQPPTPASGATPEQPTPVPSSGCGQRLRKRLSSMSRVVGGLVALPGAHPYIAALYWRHSFCAGSLIASCWVLTAAHCLQNRPAPEELTVVLGQDRHNQSCEQCQTLAVRAYHLHEAFSPLTYQHDVALLRLQETADGHCALPSPFVQPVCLPSGPARPAEPEAALCEVAGWGHQFEGAGEYSSFLQEAQVPLISSERCSAHDVHGTSFTSGMLCAGFLEGGTDACQVSRWGLAPSTRSSADPRPRALSHVSLTQGDSGGPLVCEDEAAEGQLILRGIISWGSGCGDRYKPGVYTDVASYLTWIQEHASS
- the F12 gene encoding coagulation factor XII isoform X4, whose product is MRGLLFLGSLLGSLESALLIPPWKAPKEHKHRVDEHTVDHCSKHSPCQNGGTCMNMLHDPHCICPEHFTGKHCQREKCFEPQLLQFFHEKEIWHRLEPAGVAKCQCKGPDAHCKLLATQVCRTNPCLNGGSCLEAEGHLLCRCRAGYAGRICDVDTEARCYDGRGLDYRGRAQTALSGARCQPWASEATYQKVTAEQALNWGLGNHAFCRNPDNDTRPWCFVWSGDRLSWEYCRLARCQAPNGTAPQSLSPSRVPTGYPGLPLPSLSALQKPQPPTPASGATPEQPTPVPSSGCGQRLRKRLSSMSRVVGGLVALPGAHPYIAALYWRHSFCAGSLIASCWVLTAAHCLQNRPAPEELTVVLGQDRHNQSCEQCQTLAVRAYHLHEAFSPLTYQHDVALLRLQETADGHCALPSPFVQPVCLPSGPARPAEPEAALCEVAGWGHQFEGAGEYSSFLQEAQVPLISSERCSAHDVHGTSFTSGMLCAGFLEGGTDACQGDSGGPLVCEDEAAEGQLILRGIISWGSGCGDRYKPGVYTDVASYLTWIQEHASS
- the F12 gene encoding coagulation factor XII isoform X3 — encoded protein: MRGLLFLGSLLGSLESALLIPPWKAPKEHKHRVDEHTVVLTVTGEPCYFPFWYNRQLYHKCIHRGRPGPRPWCATTPNFEQDQQWAYCLEPKKVKDHCSKHSPCQNGGTCMNMLHDPHCICPEHFTGKHCQREKCFEPQLLQFFHEKEIWHRLEPAGVAKCQCKGPDAHCKLLATQVCRTNPCLNGGSCLEAEGHLLCRCRAGYAGRICDVDTEARCYDGRGLDYRGRAQTALSGARCQPWASEATYQKVTAEQALNWGLGNHAFCRNPDNDTRPWCFVWSGDRLSWEYCRLARCQAPNGTAPQSLSPSRVPTGYPGLPLPSLSALQKPQPPTPASGATPEQPTPVPSSGCGQRLRKRLSSMSRVVGGLVALPGAHPYIAALYWRHSFCAGSLIASCWVLTAAHCLQNRPAPEELTVVLGQDRHNQSCEQCQTLAVRAYHLHEAFSPLTYQHDVGAGEYSSFLQEAQVPLISSERCSAHDVHGTSFTSGMLCAGFLEGGTDACQGDSGGPLVCEDEAAEGQLILRGIISWGSGCGDRYKPGVYTDVASYLTWIQEHASS
- the F12 gene encoding coagulation factor XII isoform X5; its protein translation is MTHTASVQNTSLGSTAREGLGKIPASPETTAPTPLSPEKCFEPQLLQFFHEKEIWHRLEPAGVAKCQCKGPDAHCKLLATQVCRTNPCLNGGSCLEAEGHLLCRCRAGYAGRICDVDTEARCYDGRGLDYRGRAQTALSGARCQPWASEATYQKVTAEQALNWGLGNHAFCRNPDNDTRPWCFVWSGDRLSWEYCRLARCQAPNGTAPQSLSPSRVPTGYPGLPLPSLSALQKPQPPTPASGATPEQPTPVPSSGCGQRLRKRLSSMSRVVGGLVALPGAHPYIAALYWRHSFCAGSLIASCWVLTAAHCLQNRPAPEELTVVLGQDRHNQSCEQCQTLAVRAYHLHEAFSPLTYQHDVALLRLQETADGHCALPSPFVQPVCLPSGPARPAEPEAALCEVAGWGHQFEGAGEYSSFLQEAQVPLISSERCSAHDVHGTSFTSGMLCAGFLEGGTDACQGDSGGPLVCEDEAAEGQLILRGIISWGSGCGDRYKPGVYTDVASYLTWIQEHASS